From the genome of Scylla paramamosain isolate STU-SP2022 chromosome 37, ASM3559412v1, whole genome shotgun sequence:
atatatatatatatatatatatatatatatatatatatatatatatatatatatatatatatatatatatatatatatatatatatatatatatatatatatatatatatatatatatatatatgtgtgtgtgtgtgtgtgtgtgtgtgtgtgtgtgtaagaaaaacAGTGTCAGTCACATTAGTAATTACAATTTACAGTATATTTTTATATCAATTACAATTATACATTACTGTATAATAtcacatgacagagagagagagaaagagagagagagagagagagagagagagagagggagagagagagagagagagagagagagagagagagagagagagagagagagagagagagagagagagagagagagagagagagagagagagagagagagagagagagagagagagagaatgaaacacaTAATTTTATATAGTCAATAAGTAATATGCAGATATATAATCATTGAGTTTGAGATCAATCAAGGTAAAGGGACAATACGAGTATACCAGGAAAAATCAACGTTGAGGCCATGTTTCACCTGATACACCTGatacatttcttctctttcatctgtaTGCACATGTATACGTAATGTGGACATGATCTCCTCCACTCACATGTCCACCCCAAACACACCTTCCCACTTCTCACACATGAGTCTTGTCCAACCAAGTTGGAAAAACTGCATGATCTGATTTGTATGCATGATTTGCCGTCTAAATCCTGGTGGTTCGGCACAACGCCACTATTGCAGTCTTTTATACTTACAGATATGGTGGGCGGCCAGGAAGCAACagcagaaaacaagaaataaggagCGGTACACCTGCCTTTCTCTGTACTTTCAGTGCTCAGCTGGTAATGATTTGGGTCTAAGGGGGGATAAGGGCGACAGTGGTTCAGTTGGCTTCACATTCGTGACGTCATGCCGACTCCTCCCCATTACACCTCCATGATCTGCTCACTTCTTCATCAGGGCTATGACTTCTTGTTTCTGCTACCgtgcaaaagaaaataaaccgtTTCTGCTGGGGAAACAAGTTCACAGCTCCTCAGCTTAATTAAGCGCTTCGTTACAAGTCTCTGTTTGGATTCAGTTATGAAGGTGAGGCGCTCTCCATTGAGTTCACTGTGCTTTCCATTCACTCAGTCCTCAATGACATCATTAAGTCCCGGACGAGTAGGTATTTATTTGAATGCTATGCTCTTCACGGCTCTTTCTTAAGCTGACTACTCAGCACGTGTCGTGGTCAGCCTAGCAGTGGCCAATGAGCATTGTTAACATGCAAGTCGCCTGACGAATTCATCTGTCTGAATTTAGATATCATGCCTGGTCAGGGGCGCCATGGAATAGCTTACTTTCAGGCTAGCCTTCTCTCCAGGCGGGGTCAGACGTGTGAATCTCAAGTGGCGAACTGTAGACGCCGCAGCCTGAACTGATCTACAGGCCACGTCCCTGTCTCTCCACCCCCCCGGCTAGGTAGATCACTGGTGCACTAATAACCTTCTCACTGCTCCCGCACATCTGTGTACTTATAATCTTAGCAGTCATCAGTTAATCTTGCCATAAGCATATTTACAAAAATATCAATAGAAAAACCTTTCGAAAAttatgaaattatgaaaataaatagaaaaataaacaagaggtGGATCTTCAGTGGAGCAGCCACGGGACACTTGGCGCGTGTCCGGTCACAGGAATAAGATGATGTAAATAATTAGTTCGTTACCACTCGGTCTTCCGCGCCTTACTCAGTCATACTCATTACATgcgcattttttttcactgcaccTATAAATTTTCTATTCTGCCGGAGAGATCCATCTctagcatcctcctccccacttaCCGTcatcacccccccaccccctccgtCCCGTCTCTTCTGCTGACATGACCAGACCACCTCAGTCTCGCTTCTGGAACTTTGTCCCCAGACTCCAATACCTCACACAGGAGTCTACGTGTAGGTGCAGGATTCTTATTAAACTGTCAGTAAAGTCACTGAAacgttcataaaaaaaaaaaaaaagaaaagtagcatTCTTAGGAGTCTGTTCAAGAGTATATTCCTTATTTAGATTATCGACAGAGTTATGAAAACTTCCTTGGGAATCCAAAATCCTGCAGTGCTGCTTGATAATGGTATGGGATTTTTTAAATTATCCCCTGATCATGGAAGCATCCTTCAAACTCCAAATAACTACCGCTACAATTTGCTGAGGTcgaagaatccttgttaaacttaaGATCTAATGATATTTCTTTGAGACTGTTAAACTTTCGCTAACgttatgaaaacacacttgaaaactcaACTACAGTTTATTAGAAGTAACTGAAATAAGACACCAATAAGACAAGAATGCAGTTGGAGATCAGAAAAACTCAGCCGGAAAACTATTGGACTCTGAGCTTCTATCAAGCGTGTCATTATCTGTGGATGTGCTTCCTGCGGTCCTCAGCACTCTGCCACCACCGGCGACACCCACTGCCCCGCACGAACCACGAATGAATGTCTGAGTAGCTGCCATTCCCGTCCCGGCCCCGCACTGCCCCGAGCACCCCAGCCTGCTCCATGGGGCTCCTGCCAACACATGCAAGATGAAAAGATCGTTAAAAAAGAGAGCATGGACCAAGATTTTgtaatgctttgttctctcataagaaaaatattcaaattttCCAACTGGATGCTTTCTCAGGTTGATGGTGCGAAATTCCTGCCAACGTATCACCAgagccatgaaaacaccctcggAGACACCTGATGACATCCATTACAGTTTGCTAAAAATAGATGAGACATAACgttgaagtgtttgagaatgcaTTAAGTATGAATGGGACTtagaaacgtttgagaatatggaCTGCATTTTGAAATACTTCTGCTCCTCACCTACACTgcattcaaaaggttctagttaaagttacacggtttttaagggagtttttttttatggttgtagtgacagattaacaagatttctccattattaacaggagaaacactcttgagcatACGGCAAGTCATCCCTGTGGTccttgaaaacagttgtggtgagagaggaaagcctttctgaatactggcctgTGAACAACGGTAGAGGCAGTAATAATGagcaaaatgagagaaaagagaaatgagggagACGCCGCGTATGAATGTTTGAAAGGAGAGATAAGTATACATGGACGATAAGataagaaacatgaaaataatgaacaaggaaaataacagtaaaGCAATGGAAGGAACACAGTGTTCGAATGGTTGAAAAAGATGGTAGGAAGAGACCAGATTATTACCAAGGGAAacaagagatgaggagaggagaacaaGTTATTATgcagagtaaggaaggaaatagagagacatTGAAAGCGATAAGTAAGCAAAGAAAGATAGGAGCCcaacacaattaaaaaaaagagtgataaaaacgaggaaaaaaaaaaactggaaaaacaTCAGATAGATATAagggtagaaaaaaagaatgaacaagACAATCAACATTAACACGACAGAAAAAGGTTAAAATACAAAGACAACCATGAAccagaatgaaagagagaaaattgtgaAGTAATTGCAACAAGCTATCAGTAATtcgaaacaaaaagaaataaaaagaaagaaaataaataatgaaaaaggagagctaactcgaagaaaacaagaaaaacgtaGACTAATGAGGCACAGCGGGTGGGTGAAGAAAGTGAGGGGGGGGGATGGGACAAGAGTATTGCGGGGAAGTATTGAAGTATTGAGGGCGAGGATGGGGACAGGGAGAGAAGGTAGTGTGGGGTTTGATTCTCAGCTGACCTGGTGGCGTTGGGGGGAGAGAGGCTGGCGGGGTCGTGAAGTTTGGCGCAGAGGTCACACACGAGGGGCGAGAACGGGTGACCCAACTCCACTGTGTAGTGTTGCTTCCAGGCGAAAAACCtgcagctcacacacacacacacacacacacacacacaataggtaGGTAAGTATAGGGTAAACCGTACATCATAAGTTCCCTTTCCCCACCACTAGGAATATATTTTCTACAAACATTCCACCCACAAGATTTCCCCAGTAAGCAATCTCATCTAATGAATTACAAATCCGGTTAGAttggttaagctaggttagactgaattaggttcggttaggttaagttagattaggttaggtaaaatttCCATTGGAGAACATTCCCGGATGGTTTCTACAGTACAGCAAACACGTAACCTGCCACGCCTCTACATACCTGATGATCTGATtatgtccacctccctaatgcaagagtcaaccagtattttcagtctttcaccCCATGTACTGGTAAACATGTCTGCTTTTGCATTTCCTCATGcctttgacttgaactgtttcaaggggaagtttcaagaaacttattctCAGATTTTGGAAACATGACCACACTTTTTAGGGACTAGCACCTTAAGTGGGAGTTTCCTTTATAACCTTTTCACTGCCCTAGGCTAAAGTCCCTCCCTAACATAAAGAAGCGTCTTAAATCAGTCTTGAAACagttttactgaaaaaaaaaaactcaagtttGAACAACTTTGTTAATGTCTTACAACATTCCTAAATTAAGGTCATCAGTTATAGTTGCCCAAAGTGGTGATGTCACAGTCTTCATACTGTTTAAGAccccattaaaaaaaagaaaagcagttacCAACAACTACACCAGCCTATCGCATCCCCAGCTCCTCGTGGTCTTTGCGGAGCTCTTAAAGGAATGCATTTCATGAGTCTGTATATCACTTTCTACAAGATTCGTAAACGTAACACTGACTGAACTTTGTGGCATCAGTACGTGAGATGCCCGCACACTGCCATGCTGACAAACACACCGAGAAGAATAACTGCATTCTCTCAGCAAACCCAACACATCATGTGCTTGTCACTATAAACAGAAAACAGTAACTCTGCTCGTGACTCACCCGTTGTAAGCATCGCGGTCGTTTGCCACTCTCTTGAGGTACTTGGCGAGGTGCTTGGGTGAGGGGAAGGCGAGGGCATCCACGTaggagtgaggaggagcaaTGTCCTCGTAGGGTCCGCCTCCCAACACTACGGGAACCACCTCCAGCGTCAGGGCTTGATAGAACTTCTCCGTGATGTAATCCAGGCCTGAATGGAAGATGATGGCGgatgtggctctctctctctctctctctctctctctctctctctctctctctctctctctctctctctctctctctctctctctctctccagcaccccccctcacacactcacaaatgGAGTTCTCGAAGGCCAGGTAGAACATGTACTTCTCGATCTCGTTGTTGCATTCCGTCTGGTTGAATGTTCTTATGGTCCTCACAGAAAGGTTCTTGCCACACTTCTTAGTCCCGCACCTCCCGAACACATCCACGGCCACGTGTCTGACGGAAGGGAATCAGAaaggtttttattattattattataactgtgGTGGTGATTACATTAACGTTGTATTattgtgtgttgttattgttgtcgtcgtcgttgttgtggttgttgttgttgttgttgttgttgttattattattattattattattattattattattattattattcattttcatcatcatcatcttgttcttgttttttttttgtttattgttcttgtactttattattattattattattattattattattattagtagtagtagtagtagtagtagtagtagtagtaatagtagtagtagtagtagtagtagtatagtagcagtggcagtagtagtagcatcacacacacacacacacacacacacacactcacttgacTAACTCCTTCACGAACCACTCCCTGCGAGACTCCGTGTTACAGTGGCTCACGGTCCACGCCGCCAACAACTTGCTTGACTTGCTCGCCCAGTAGTCTTTCTCTGTCAGGGGCAACGAGTGACCTTGAGGTGGTGTGGCGGTGAATTACGCTAGGGAGTGAATTAGCGAAAAaacttgtggtggtgtgggagtgATTTAGGGAAGGAAGTAGTTAATTAGGGAAAGAAGTAATGCATTAAGGAAAGAGTGAATTAGGGAAGGAACATTTTAGATAGTGTGGGAGTGATTTAGGGAAAGAAGTAGTGAGCTCGGGAAAGGAATgattaagggaaagaaaacttgaagtggtgtgtgagtgaattAGGAAACGAGAACATGAGATGAtatgagaagaagagaaagaaaaattaacgtAATGCCTTTATTTTAACGTGGTTCTTGAGACCTCGCCCCTCTCTGTCCGTGGGTCAGTGGTGAGTTGtcagtttattcattattatttttttacgtatcaGGGAGGCTagctaaaaagagaaaagataaaaggaagaaagaacaaataaagtATAACCACAAAACTCTTTCCTAAAATAAATAGGTAGAAGCATTAGGAGtgtcatacagggactgtcacgtgtaggcctgatggcttcttgcagcttctctgttttcttatgttcttatgttcgaGTGATGGCCAGTTAACCTCTGAAGTGCCTTGATACTCGTCTTTTCAAAcaggaaagacgaaaaaaacaaaaacaggaagataGTTTCAGAGCTTACcactgaaagggatgaaagattgaagaTAATGTTTACTTTTGTCTTAGAAAGATGGCCAGAATGGAGGGGAAATGAGCAGATATGTTAAATTTTTAGTCTAGGTTTTTAGTAGAGGACCGTCCAAGTATGTTCAGtgtgggagaaaagaagagttgAGTGTGACAGAAGACAATGCCCGGAATGCTGCGTCGAGTGGAAAGATGCAGGTATTGAGTCACTGGGGTATTAAACAACATTAGGTTTGCCCTGCCACATTCGTAAGTAATGAAGGTTAGTATGTTAGGCGTACTCTGTCTTCTCTACGTGATCCATTTTGCTCCTTCTGATTTGGGAGTCTGGCAAATAATAAGATTAAGATAACCAGGGTGAATTCATCGGGGGAAGAATGGATAGGACGTGATGCTTTGACTGAGGAGATATTTTATGAATTATAGGGAAAGGATTGGTGAGTGGACAGAATCCTATGGAAGACCACACTTAATAAattaggagaacagtgatcgtctgcCACGGCAGcgatagaacggtcagaaaggagacTTGGAATAATGGTGCAGAGAGAtgaatagaaaccgtaagatGGAAGCTTGTAGATTAAAGATTTATGCAAGACTTTGTcagaagtttatttatttatttattttttttttcatctaaggtcataagcctttcgaggacCATGTCCAgcgaggacaaagaaaaaacaaacatgtaGCTGAGTACAggtatataaacacacacacacacacacacacacacaagcaacaccagtgaaaataaattaatactcgtaaaaaaaaagaaagaaatgaagctaCTCTACAAACAAAGCAAGTTTAAGCTGGTGTCAATGATACTTCAGCAAATTAGTCCCTGGGAACACCTGGGAAGGCAGTGACGGTGACTGGTGTACCGGCAGCCTTTGTTCAGGCACAGGTGTGGCTGCCGCAGACTGATGGGCCAGGAAGGCGGGGTGAGTCACGTCCCGCCGCCTCCCTGCACCACGACAGCGAATAACACtcctttgattttttcttatacAGCTGAACGTTTCCCTAAACACTTCAAGAAGAACATGCCTAAAAATTAGAATAAGACTCAGCACAGAATAAACTTTGTCTAATTCTGAGGTGTTTGTTATGAAATGATATTCTTATGTAAgcacttttcttttgttaacaCTGACACATGCATGTACCTTTGGGTTTTGTTCATGGTGGTTGtgatttcctttttcattcattttcgtACATTTTTTGGTGCGTAGGAAGCATATCCAAATTAACTTTTAGATTTGTAGTTATAATCCACATATTTTCACCATTCATACACGTACTGAGACATGAACTATTGGACGGAGCTTCACTTATCAGTACATGTTTAGGTCCACCATCCAGGCCAAGCCGCAGCTAACCACTCTCACACGCTCGTCCTCGGCAAGGTACAATGATTACTACTTGCTTTGACTTGCTCAGCTGTTCAGTTCACGGATGTCAAAGGCGCGGCGCCAGATACACTCAATGCTTCTTTACCTGGCTCTCCATCCTCTCCTGTGTGACTtgtccttattctctctctctctctctctctctctctctctctctctctctctctctctctctctctctggtagtaatagtagtagtaatagtagtagtactagtagtagtagtagtagtagtagtggtggtagtaatagtagtagtagtaatagtagtagcagtactactttctatttccacctatcatccccgcCCATCAATTTGTCCAATCTTCTTCTAAAGCTCCCtcatgactcagcactaacaccctgattactgagtccattccattcattcaCCACTCTAAAAATTgattccttcccatctcttctttaaatctatttttttttcaagcttgaacacattattcttgttttatcctAATTAGttatcctgagaattttgcttacgtcgtcttcgtcgtcgtagtagtagtagtaatagtagtaatagtagtagtagtagtagtagtagttgttgttgttgttgttgttgttgtaatggtagtagtagtagtagtagtaatagtagtagtagtagctgttgttatcattgttgcaatagtaggagtagtagcagtagtaatagtaatggttttgttgttgttgttgttattatcgttgcagtagtagtagtagtagcagtagtaatagtaatggttttgttgttgttgttgttgttgttgttgttgttgcagtaataagagtaatagtagttgtagtagtggcggtagtagcagtactaTTAGCAGCGGCAGAAGctgcagcagtagtactagtagcagcagcagcagcagcagcagcagcagcagcagtagtagtagtagtaatagtagtagtagtagtagttgttgttgttgttgttgttgttgtaatggtagtagtagtagtagtagtaatagtagtagtagtagctgttgttatcattgttgcaatagtaggagtagtagcagtagtaatagtaatggttttgttgttgttgttgttattatcgttgcagtagtagtagtagtagcagtagtaatagtaatggttttgttgttgttgttgttgttgttgttgttgttgcagtagta
Proteins encoded in this window:
- the LOC135091516 gene encoding alpha-(1,3)-fucosyltransferase C-like — encoded protein: MPCVQVQRRGGGVVLMVMLVTVTLGTLCGFLSISTMQSARLPRGNMMAPPAAGEALSGGWGGGSACSPHKRILIWTSFWGEQSFAWEQIFFRQVSRQCPESRCELVYDHRLLDSAAAVVFHPGDMKPSYSLPASRPPGQPWIFLSFESPSTVVSKVNLARLGGVFNWTMTYRRDSDVVVPYGLLLPRAAPLHLEKDYWASKSSKLLAAWTVSHCNTESRREWFVKELVKHVAVDVFGRCGTKKCGKNLSVRTIRTFNQTECNNEIEKYMFYLAFENSICLDYITEKFYQALTLEVVPVVLGGGPYEDIAPPHSYVDALAFPSPKHLAKYLKRVANDRDAYNGFFAWKQHYTVELGHPFSPLVCDLCAKLHDPASLSPPNATRSPMEQAGVLGAVRGRDGNGSYSDIHSWFVRGSGCRRWWQSAEDRRKHIHR